The Macadamia integrifolia cultivar HAES 741 unplaced genomic scaffold, SCU_Mint_v3 scaffold2376, whole genome shotgun sequence DNA window CGCTTCCCAAATCAACAGCCGACAGACCATCACTGTCCTTGCCCTTGATAACGGTGCAATCGGATCAATCTCCGGCAAATCAAACGATGTGGTGAAGGATATCTTGGCTCTTCATGTAGTTCTTGACTACTATGATCAACAGAAGCTCCAAAAGATCTCAAAAAAGACAGCCCTTCTCACCACCTTATTCCAAACTAGTGGTCTAGCCAATTCCCAGCTTGGGTTCTTGAATGTTACTGTCACCAGCAACGGCATCGCCTTCGGTTCCGCCGTTGAAGACTCCCCCATTGATTCTAATCTTGTGAAATCGGTTGCATCTCAACCCTATAACATATCTGTGTTGCAGATCAGTTCTCCTATAATTCCTCAAGGTATTGATAGTATTAAGGCCAACTCAAGCTCTAACCATACTAATTCACCTCCACCAAAGAAGTCTCCAGGCCCATCAAAGGCCCCATCACCCAAGTCAGCAAAGGCTCCTGCACCATCTAATGACTCTGCTGCCGCCCCATCCGACAGTCCAGCAGCCGGTGATGCACCCAAGAGCTCTCCTCCAGCACCGGCTGAGGCTGATGCACCCAGTGCCGGTACTGCCGATGCACCTGGTGGCGGTACTGCCGATGCACCTGCCCCATCAAAAAAGAAGTCTTCAGGTGAACGATTGAGTGTTGGTATGTTTATGTCTATGGTCACTTTGGGTGTGGCCTCCTTGTTTGCTTTCTAAGTTTTGTGGATTTGAAGaatcaaaacaagaagaaaaagaatgatcTAAGTAATTCAAAGgaggagagatgagagatgagagatgagagaggagagaggagagagagctagagagagagagaagatggagatggagaaatTTGAATAAGAAGCTGTTACAGATAACTAGAAACGCAAATATTATTTGAAGCTCGTTTGTGATCCTTTGTGTACATTCGTGTTTATTctcacttcaaaaaaaaaaaaaaaaatccaaatgaaaagaattttttttctcccttcgcTGCAAATAAAGTGACTGGAAATTATACGAACAAATGAATGGGAATGGACTAATGGGAAAAACATTGTTTATTCATgtggcttttttttcttttcataaaagACGTCGTCCATTGAAGCACAATCAAAATAACGAAGCGGTTGGATTTGCCACATAAAGAATATAAACTCAACTAGTCATTTTAACCATCGGACaaattaaggctgtgtttggtagccaagagaagaaaataaaagaaaagaaaaaagttcactttttgtatttttttccttgggttaagaatttttctttacacttggtatgtcttcacctaagagaagattccccttttcaaattcaaaattctccttgagaattgtgaaattttcttttgctgccccaatttttttttttttttgccaaaaaacacaagaaaacatgagaaaaatatgaaaacataataagataaaaaatgaatgattacacaatgatttcctatgtgcctatctctctcttaaaattcaattttttttgaatttttttcttttcttttcttttcttctcttggtaaccaaacatacatactctttattttctcaccatttcttctattttcttctctgttcttttcttttctggattcatttttcttttcttttcttctcttggctaccaaacatagccttgaaatggtgagaaaataaaaagagtatgtatgtttggtaaccaaaagaagaaaagaaaagaaaagaaaaaaattcaaaaaaaaattgaatttttagaGACAAATAGACACAtgggaaatcattgtgtaatcattcattttttgtcttattatgttttcatattttctcatgttttcttgtgtttttggaaagaaaatttttgcgggagcaaaagaaaatttcacaattcccaaggaaaattttgaatttgaaaaggggaatcttctcatgggtgaagacataccaagtacaaagaaaaattcttaacccaaggaaaaaggtacaaaaattgtacttttttcttttcttttcttttcttcgcttggctaccaaacacagcctaatggtaaccaaacatgCATTGTGGACAGGTTTTTTGAAGGAGGGATTATGTCgactggaggagagagagtgtctggTGATTTGGCTGGGAATGCAGATTTGGCCTTGAATGAAGACAATGGGGGTGACAGAGAAACTCTAGATCGTGGCCCAGGAGTTCATCCTCTGGAGAGGAGGCATGATGGTGGAGATCATCAATGTTCTTGTGCGAAGGTAGTTGGGAATCCGACTTGGCCAATGATGGACTGTCTACCTGAACCGATCCAGGCTGGGAATTTTCGTTGAGTGATGATTCCACGAAATGACTACGAATCAAAGCGACAGTATTTTCGCTTCGCATTAATCGGCAGGGTGATTTTCCATCTGAACACTTTGGATGATCTGAGAATGGAGGCTCGGGAAAAGTGGAACATAAGCCAAGGGGTAACTATGCACCCCCTGGGAAAaggattttgttatttttcagtTCAGATTAGAGGGAGATAAGGCAGCAGTGTGGATGAAAAGACCTCTTAGGTTTGGAGATTAGGTGATCCGCTTCCAACATTGGAAGCCTAATTTTAACATTCACGAGAAGCAATCTTCCACGACGCTGATCTGGATTCGTTTTCCGGATCTGCcattggaatattggcatgaaaacGTTCTCCTGTCCATTGCAAAGGCAGTAGGACGTCCTGTAGC harbors:
- the LOC122066405 gene encoding fasciclin-like arabinogalactan protein 14 is translated as MNPTISSSFICVSFFLLISSATAFNITKILEQHSDFSNFNNLLTQTQLASQINSRQTITVLALDNGAIGSISGKSNDVVKDILALHVVLDYYDQQKLQKISKKTALLTTLFQTSGLANSQLGFLNVTVTSNGIAFGSAVEDSPIDSNLVKSVASQPYNISVLQISSPIIPQGIDSIKANSSSNHTNSPPPKKSPGPSKAPSPKSAKAPAPSNDSAAAPSDSPAAGDAPKSSPPAPAEADAPSAGTADAPGGGTADAPAPSKKKSSGERLSVGMFMSMVTLGVASLFAF